Proteins found in one Angustibacter sp. Root456 genomic segment:
- a CDS encoding polysaccharide deacetylase family protein translates to MALTFDAGASADGVAPILRTLKQLDVPASFFLTGDFAQEHPDGASHLAAYGRVGNHTSDHPHLTTLTTAQVRGQVTRARTTIRGATGEDPKPFFRFPFGEHDARTLGVVNDLGYAAIGWTVDSLGWKGTSGGQSADSVVARVLRAAVPGEIVLMHVGANPDDGTTLDADALPDVIAGLRGQGYGFVTLDALLG, encoded by the coding sequence GTGGCCCTCACCTTCGACGCCGGAGCCAGCGCTGACGGCGTCGCGCCGATCCTGCGCACGCTGAAGCAGCTGGACGTGCCGGCGAGCTTCTTCCTCACCGGTGACTTCGCCCAGGAGCACCCGGACGGCGCGAGCCACCTCGCCGCCTACGGTCGCGTCGGCAACCACACGAGCGACCACCCGCACCTCACCACCCTGACGACGGCTCAGGTGCGCGGTCAGGTCACGAGGGCGCGCACGACCATCCGGGGCGCGACGGGCGAGGACCCGAAGCCGTTCTTCCGGTTCCCGTTCGGCGAGCACGACGCGCGCACGCTGGGCGTCGTGAACGACCTCGGCTACGCGGCGATCGGCTGGACCGTCGACTCGCTGGGCTGGAAGGGCACGTCAGGGGGTCAAAGCGCCGACTCCGTGGTCGCGCGGGTCCTGCGCGCCGCCGTCCCCGGCGAGATCGTGCTGATGCACGTCGGGGCGAATCCCGACGACGGGACGACGCTCGACGCGGACGCGCTCCCTGACGTCATCGCGGGGCTGCGGGGTCAGGGCTACGGCTTCGTGACCCTCGACGCCCTGCTCGGGTGA
- a CDS encoding universal stress protein, which yields MAIVVGFVPTNEGRAALRRAAEEAKLRSTRLVVINSNRGGKDLASDDAARYEAELATVQRELSDAGVDHEVRQLVRGLEPAEDLIAVAEEIGADFIVIGLRRRTPVGKLILGSNAQRILLDAPCPVLAVKADA from the coding sequence ATGGCGATCGTCGTGGGTTTCGTGCCGACGAACGAGGGGCGCGCGGCTCTGCGTCGTGCGGCCGAGGAGGCCAAGCTGCGCTCGACGCGGCTCGTGGTGATCAACTCCAACCGCGGAGGCAAGGACCTCGCGTCCGATGACGCCGCGCGGTACGAGGCGGAGCTGGCCACGGTGCAGCGCGAGCTGTCCGACGCGGGAGTCGACCACGAGGTGCGCCAGCTGGTGCGCGGGCTGGAGCCGGCGGAGGATCTCATCGCCGTCGCCGAGGAGATCGGTGCCGACTTCATCGTCATCGGCCTGCGGCGGCGCACGCCGGTCGGCAAGCTGATCCTGGGGTCGAATGCGCAGCGGATCCTGCTCGACGCGCCGTGCCCCGTGCTCGCCGTCAAGGCCGACGCCTGA
- a CDS encoding sucrase ferredoxin, producing MTAGTAPRRPLCSATSESLRESAFGSAATAAAWVCLEQSGPWGRVAAVESHLDTELGRQLDAAASAVGARFVLVRTPGRHADDHDGRHERHTVLLACSDVAHPWLLRGELSQPQQLASLDVAALVRGDQAAVRASLPDVALEVDDDPALLVCTNGRRDLCCAVRGRPVAIEAAARRPGAVWETTHTGGHRYSPTGVLLPTGQTLGRFDTALAVSALDAAHSGELAAQLHGPDHDRGLSALDAPVRAAVSAVRAAVGEPALAALTGTAEQKGDEAWLVSVLHADGRTWEVEAARTVLGPDRPESCVKPAVPQVGWTVRLR from the coding sequence GTGACCGCGGGGACCGCCCCGCGTCGGCCGCTGTGCTCGGCGACGTCGGAGTCGTTGCGCGAGAGCGCTTTCGGCTCGGCGGCCACGGCAGCGGCCTGGGTGTGCCTCGAGCAGAGCGGGCCGTGGGGACGCGTGGCTGCGGTGGAGAGCCACCTCGACACCGAGCTCGGCCGGCAGCTCGATGCCGCGGCGAGCGCTGTGGGGGCGCGGTTCGTCCTCGTGCGCACGCCCGGCCGGCACGCCGACGACCACGACGGCCGGCACGAGCGCCACACGGTGCTCCTCGCCTGCTCGGACGTCGCCCACCCGTGGCTGCTGCGCGGTGAGCTGTCACAGCCGCAGCAGCTCGCGTCGCTGGACGTCGCGGCACTCGTCCGCGGTGACCAGGCGGCGGTGCGGGCGTCGCTGCCCGACGTCGCGCTCGAGGTCGACGACGACCCCGCCCTGCTGGTGTGCACCAACGGCCGCCGCGACCTGTGCTGCGCCGTGCGGGGACGACCCGTAGCGATCGAGGCCGCCGCCCGACGTCCGGGAGCAGTCTGGGAGACCACGCACACCGGCGGTCACCGCTACTCCCCTACCGGCGTCCTGCTACCGACTGGCCAGACCCTCGGCCGGTTCGACACCGCCCTGGCCGTCAGCGCCCTGGACGCGGCCCACAGCGGCGAGCTGGCCGCTCAGCTGCACGGACCCGACCACGACCGTGGCCTGTCCGCCTTGGACGCGCCGGTACGGGCCGCCGTCAGCGCCGTCCGTGCTGCTGTCGGCGAGCCGGCCCTGGCGGCGCTCACTGGCACCGCGGAGCAAAAGGGCGACGAGGCGTGGCTGGTGAGCGTGCTGCACGCCGACGGCCGGACGTGGGAGGTGGAGGCGGCCCGCACGGTGCTCGGCCCGGACCGCCCGGAGTCCTGCGTGAAGCCCGCGGTGCCGCAGGTCGGCTGGACCGTGCGGCTGCGCTGA
- a CDS encoding RNA polymerase sigma factor, with product MSSVPTARSQSAATLPAEFSHPALQDLLRRGRTNGVVDAGSVRHALEQADLPLRRMKAVLRALDEHGISVHVEEAPARAVAATATKRATATAKTAKTATKAATKKTTAKKATPQTADAETASEASAAKPAAKKSTAKKATAKKAAAKATTQGAATDEPEALEGDEAVEAVDAPEGEAVEETVEETGFVITDDDDDAPAQQVATAGATADPVKDYLKQIGKVALLNAEQEVELAKRIEAGLFAEERLNSGAKIDPKLKRELWWIAQDGKKAKNHLLEANLRLVVSLAKRYTGRGMLFLDLIQEGNLGLIRAVEKFDYTKGYKFSTYATWWIRQAITRAMADQARTIRIPVHMVEVINKLARVQRQMLQDLGREPTPEELAKELDMTPEKVVEVQKYGREPISLHTPLGEDGDSEFGDLIEDSEAVVPADAVSFTLLQEQLHSVLDTLSEREAGVVSMRFGLTDGQPKTLDEIGKVYGVTRERIRQIESKTMSKLRHPSRSQVLRDYLD from the coding sequence GTGTCGTCGGTTCCGACCGCCCGGTCCCAGTCCGCTGCAACGCTGCCAGCGGAGTTCTCCCACCCGGCGCTGCAGGATCTGCTGCGCCGAGGCCGTACGAACGGCGTCGTCGACGCCGGATCGGTGCGGCACGCGCTGGAGCAGGCTGACCTGCCTCTGCGGCGGATGAAGGCGGTGCTGCGCGCGCTCGACGAGCACGGCATCAGCGTGCACGTCGAAGAGGCCCCCGCCCGTGCGGTGGCCGCCACCGCGACCAAGCGCGCGACGGCGACGGCCAAGACCGCCAAGACGGCGACCAAGGCCGCCACGAAGAAGACCACCGCCAAGAAGGCGACCCCGCAGACGGCGGACGCCGAGACCGCTTCGGAGGCCTCGGCGGCCAAGCCCGCGGCGAAGAAGTCGACGGCCAAGAAGGCCACGGCGAAGAAGGCCGCAGCCAAGGCGACCACCCAGGGCGCAGCCACCGACGAGCCCGAGGCGCTCGAGGGCGACGAGGCCGTCGAGGCCGTCGACGCGCCCGAGGGTGAGGCGGTCGAGGAGACGGTGGAGGAGACCGGCTTCGTCATCACCGATGACGACGACGACGCGCCGGCCCAGCAGGTCGCCACCGCGGGTGCCACGGCCGACCCGGTCAAGGACTACCTCAAGCAGATCGGCAAGGTCGCCCTGCTCAACGCCGAGCAGGAGGTCGAGCTCGCCAAGCGCATCGAGGCCGGGCTGTTCGCCGAGGAGCGGCTGAACTCCGGCGCCAAGATCGACCCCAAGCTCAAGCGCGAGCTGTGGTGGATCGCCCAGGACGGCAAGAAGGCCAAGAACCACCTGCTCGAGGCCAACCTGCGCCTCGTGGTCTCGCTCGCCAAGCGCTACACCGGCCGCGGCATGCTGTTCCTGGACCTGATCCAGGAGGGCAACCTCGGTCTGATCCGTGCGGTCGAGAAGTTCGACTACACCAAGGGCTACAAGTTCTCGACGTACGCCACGTGGTGGATCCGCCAGGCGATCACCCGTGCCATGGCCGACCAGGCCCGCACCATCCGCATCCCGGTGCACATGGTCGAGGTCATCAACAAGCTCGCCCGCGTGCAGCGCCAGATGCTGCAGGACCTCGGGCGCGAGCCCACGCCCGAAGAGCTCGCCAAGGAGCTCGACATGACCCCCGAGAAGGTCGTCGAGGTCCAGAAGTACGGGCGCGAGCCCATCTCGCTGCACACCCCCCTCGGTGAGGACGGCGACAGCGAGTTCGGCGACCTCATCGAGGACTCCGAGGCCGTCGTCCCGGCCGATGCGGTGAGCTTCACGCTGCTGCAGGAGCAGCTGCACTCGGTGCTCGACACGCTCTCGGAGCGCGAGGCCGGCGTGGTGTCGATGCGCTTCGGGCTCACCGACGGCCAGCCGAAGACGCTCGACGAGATCGGCAAGGTGTACGGCGTCACCCGCGAGCGGATCCGCCAGATCGAGTCCAAGACGATGAGCAAGCTGCGCCACCCCAGCCGCAGCCAGGTCCTGCGCGACTACCTGGACTGA
- a CDS encoding DUF456 domain-containing protein codes for MTPTDVVVGLVILVGLVGVVVPVLPGVLLVLGAIVAWVLERQDGVGWAVLAVAVVVFAVGQVAKYLLPGRRLKLAGVPARATWAGVALGVVGFFVIPVVGLPVGFVLGIYLAERARLRTHAAAWPSTLHALRAAGWSILIELASGLIMAGTWAVGVVVG; via the coding sequence ATGACACCGACCGATGTCGTCGTCGGCCTGGTGATCCTGGTCGGGCTGGTCGGGGTCGTCGTCCCGGTCTTGCCCGGCGTGCTGCTCGTCCTCGGCGCGATCGTCGCGTGGGTGCTCGAGCGGCAGGACGGCGTCGGCTGGGCCGTCCTGGCTGTCGCCGTCGTGGTGTTCGCGGTGGGCCAGGTCGCCAAGTACCTGCTGCCAGGTCGCCGGCTGAAGCTGGCGGGCGTGCCGGCTCGCGCGACCTGGGCCGGCGTCGCGCTCGGCGTCGTGGGCTTCTTCGTCATCCCCGTCGTCGGCCTGCCTGTCGGGTTCGTGCTGGGCATCTACCTGGCCGAGCGCGCGCGGCTGCGAACCCACGCAGCGGCCTGGCCGTCCACGCTGCACGCGCTGCGAGCCGCCGGATGGAGCATCCTCATCGAGCTCGCCTCAGGTCTGATCATGGCCGGCACGTGGGCTGTGGGCGTTGTGGTCGGCTAG
- a CDS encoding TIGR03618 family F420-dependent PPOX class oxidoreductase, producing the protein MPKPPMPPATDELFRRPNPAVIAVLMPDGQPMSVATWYLVEDDGRVLVNMDAERARVAWMRQDPRVALTAVKDGEWYTHVSVRGRITQWADDPDLADIDRLSTHYTGKPYANRERARVSAWFEIEHWHGWGAAKSAD; encoded by the coding sequence ATGCCCAAGCCGCCCATGCCACCCGCCACCGACGAGCTGTTCCGCCGCCCCAACCCGGCGGTCATCGCGGTGCTGATGCCCGATGGCCAGCCCATGTCAGTGGCCACCTGGTACCTCGTCGAGGACGACGGCCGCGTGCTGGTCAACATGGACGCCGAGCGGGCCCGCGTGGCCTGGATGCGCCAGGACCCACGTGTCGCCCTCACCGCGGTCAAGGACGGCGAGTGGTACACCCACGTCAGCGTGCGCGGGCGCATCACGCAGTGGGCGGACGACCCGGACCTCGCCGACATCGACCGGCTCTCGACGCACTACACCGGCAAGCCGTACGCCAACCGCGAGCGCGCTCGGGTGAGCGCGTGGTTCGAGATCGAGCACTGGCACGGCTGGGGCGCTGCCAAGTCCGCCGACTAA
- the ald gene encoding alanine dehydrogenase, whose protein sequence is MKVGIPREVKNHEYRVAITPSGVHELVRAGHEVYVETEAGVGSSIVDDDYAAAGATILPSADDVWGTGDLILKVKEPIASEYHRMREGQTLFTYLHLAADRALTEELAKRKVTGIAYETVELADRSLPLLAPMSEVAGRLAPQVGAHTLMRAQGGRGVLMGGVSGVYAAKVVVIGAGVSGMNAAAIALGMQAEVLLLDKNISRLRQADAIYQGHCQTVASNAYEVERAIMDADMVIGAVLVPGAKAPTLVTNEQVSRMKPGSVLVDISIDQGGCFEDSRPTTHADPTYQVHNSVFYCVANMPGAVPHTSTYALTNVTLPYAVELANRGWRDALKADPALALGLNTHDGQVTYEPVAQAHGMQSVALAEVLG, encoded by the coding sequence GTGAAGGTCGGTATCCCCCGCGAGGTCAAGAACCACGAGTACCGGGTGGCGATCACCCCGTCCGGAGTGCACGAGCTCGTGCGCGCCGGCCACGAGGTGTACGTCGAGACCGAGGCGGGTGTGGGCTCCTCCATCGTCGACGACGACTACGCCGCCGCCGGCGCGACGATCCTGCCCTCGGCCGACGACGTGTGGGGTACCGGTGACCTCATCCTGAAGGTCAAGGAGCCGATCGCCAGCGAGTACCACCGCATGCGCGAGGGCCAGACGCTGTTCACCTACCTGCACCTGGCCGCGGACAGGGCGCTCACCGAGGAGCTGGCCAAGCGCAAGGTCACCGGCATCGCCTACGAGACCGTCGAGCTGGCCGACCGCAGCCTGCCGCTGCTGGCACCCATGAGCGAGGTGGCCGGACGGCTCGCCCCGCAGGTCGGCGCGCACACGCTGATGCGGGCCCAGGGCGGCCGCGGCGTGCTGATGGGCGGCGTCTCCGGCGTCTACGCGGCCAAGGTCGTCGTCATCGGTGCCGGCGTCTCGGGCATGAACGCCGCCGCCATCGCCCTCGGCATGCAGGCCGAGGTGCTCCTGCTCGACAAGAACATCTCCCGCCTGCGTCAGGCCGACGCGATCTACCAGGGTCACTGCCAGACCGTCGCCTCGAACGCCTACGAGGTCGAGCGGGCCATCATGGACGCCGACATGGTCATCGGCGCCGTCCTCGTGCCGGGTGCCAAGGCCCCCACCCTCGTCACCAACGAGCAGGTGTCGCGGATGAAGCCCGGCAGCGTGCTGGTCGACATCTCGATCGACCAGGGCGGCTGCTTCGAGGACTCGCGTCCCACCACGCACGCCGACCCGACCTACCAGGTGCACAACTCGGTGTTCTACTGCGTCGCCAACATGCCGGGCGCGGTGCCGCACACCTCCACCTACGCGCTCACCAACGTGACGCTGCCGTACGCCGTCGAGCTGGCCAACCGCGGGTGGCGCGACGCGCTGAAGGCCGACCCGGCCCTGGCGCTCGGCCTGAACACCCACGACGGTCAGGTCACCTACGAGCCGGTGGCCCAGGCCCACGGCATGCAGTCGGTGGCCCTCGCCGAGGTGCTCGGCTGA
- a CDS encoding nitroreductase family protein: protein MELSEAIRRRRMVRSYDPDRAVPPAVVDRLLDHAVRAPSAGFSQGWDFVVLRQRADRDRFWDATTDGGAPDAWLSRMRAAPLLVLCLSHQSAYLDRYAEPDKGWTDRDAARWPVPYWDVDTGMAALLMLLTAVDDGLGACFFGVPAERHAAVKQAFEVPADRRIVGVVSVGYPASDLRSPSLRRGRRPVREVAHEGRFGEPYRSRADAVGDDGGAPPPPR, encoded by the coding sequence ATGGAGCTCTCCGAGGCGATCCGCCGTCGTCGCATGGTGCGGTCCTACGACCCCGACCGCGCGGTGCCGCCCGCCGTGGTCGACCGGCTGCTCGACCACGCGGTCCGCGCCCCCAGCGCCGGGTTCAGCCAGGGCTGGGACTTCGTCGTGCTGCGCCAGCGCGCCGACCGCGACCGCTTCTGGGACGCCACCACCGACGGTGGTGCACCGGACGCGTGGCTCAGCCGGATGCGCGCCGCTCCCCTGCTCGTGCTGTGCCTGAGCCACCAGAGCGCCTACCTCGACCGCTACGCCGAGCCCGACAAGGGCTGGACCGACCGCGACGCCGCCCGCTGGCCGGTGCCCTACTGGGACGTCGACACCGGCATGGCCGCGCTGCTGATGCTGCTGACCGCCGTGGACGACGGGCTGGGGGCGTGCTTCTTCGGCGTCCCGGCCGAGCGCCACGCCGCCGTGAAGCAGGCCTTCGAGGTGCCGGCCGACCGGCGGATCGTGGGGGTGGTCAGCGTGGGTTACCCGGCGTCCGACCTGCGCTCCCCCAGCCTGCGCCGCGGACGCCGGCCGGTGCGCGAGGTGGCTCACGAGGGACGCTTCGGCGAGCCGTACCGCAGCCGCGCCGACGCCGTGGGAGATGATGGCGGCGCACCCCCACCCCCACGCTGA
- a CDS encoding type IIA DNA topoisomerase subunit B, translating into MSAQPAVRRRTSSEGDYTARHLSVLEGLEAVRKRPGMYIGSTDGRGLMHCLWEIIDNAVDEALAGVCHRIEVTLHGDGSVEVHDDGRGIPVDVEPKTGLSGVEVVFTKLHAGGKFGGGSYTASGGLHGVGASVVNALSSRLDVHVERGGKVHSMSFRRGEPGVFADAGDPSPDALFTPFVDGSELRVTGKAKRGVTGTRIRYWADSQVFLREAAFSYDELVTRARQTSYLVPGLALVIRDERRVPGTPGEAGPHEEVFLHEGGITEYVEYLSDDAPVTDVWRLQGTGHFRETVPVLDDRGHMTATEVERECEVDVALRWGVGYDTNVRSFVNIIATPKGGTHLAGFEAALVKTFRKQVEANARRLKAGNDKLEKDDITAGLTAVVTVRLAEPQFEGQTKEILGTNAVRAVVNRVVEKELTALLTSSKRGPKQQSAQLLEKVVAEMKTRISARLHKETQRRKNALETSSLPAKLADCRTADVERSELFIVEGDSALGTAKLARSSDYQALLPIRGKILNVQKASIADMLKNAECAAIIQVVGAGSGRTFDLDAARYGRIVLMTDADVDGAHIRTLLLTLFFRYMRPLVDAGRVFAAVPPLHRVEIVNPGSKKNEVVYTYSEGELRTLLKQLEKKGKRYKEPIQRYKGLGEMDADQLAETTMDPRHRTLRRVTVPDAANAERVFELLMGSEVAPRKDFIVEGAAALDRERIDA; encoded by the coding sequence GTGAGCGCCCAGCCCGCCGTCCGTCGCCGCACCTCGTCCGAGGGCGACTACACCGCTCGTCACCTGTCGGTGCTCGAGGGGCTCGAGGCCGTGCGCAAGCGCCCGGGCATGTACATCGGGTCGACGGACGGCCGCGGCCTCATGCACTGCCTCTGGGAGATCATCGACAACGCCGTCGACGAGGCGCTGGCCGGAGTCTGCCACCGCATCGAGGTGACGCTGCACGGTGACGGGTCGGTCGAGGTGCACGACGACGGCCGCGGGATCCCGGTCGACGTCGAGCCCAAGACCGGCCTGTCCGGCGTCGAGGTCGTCTTCACCAAGCTGCACGCCGGCGGCAAGTTCGGAGGGGGCTCCTACACCGCGTCCGGTGGCCTGCACGGCGTCGGGGCCAGCGTGGTCAACGCGCTGTCGTCCCGCCTCGACGTGCACGTCGAGCGCGGAGGCAAGGTGCACTCGATGAGCTTCCGTCGCGGGGAGCCGGGGGTCTTCGCCGACGCCGGTGACCCGTCGCCCGATGCGCTCTTCACGCCGTTCGTCGACGGGTCCGAGCTGCGCGTCACCGGCAAGGCCAAGCGCGGCGTCACCGGTACGCGCATCCGCTACTGGGCCGACAGCCAGGTGTTCCTGCGCGAGGCGGCCTTCAGCTACGACGAGCTGGTCACCCGCGCCCGGCAGACGTCGTACCTCGTGCCGGGTCTGGCGCTGGTGATCCGCGACGAGCGGCGGGTGCCCGGCACGCCGGGGGAGGCGGGCCCGCACGAGGAGGTCTTCCTCCACGAGGGTGGCATCACCGAGTACGTCGAGTACCTCTCGGACGACGCTCCCGTCACCGACGTCTGGCGGCTGCAGGGCACCGGCCACTTCCGCGAGACCGTGCCCGTGCTCGACGACCGCGGCCACATGACCGCCACCGAGGTCGAGCGCGAGTGCGAGGTCGACGTCGCGCTGCGCTGGGGGGTCGGCTACGACACCAACGTGCGTTCGTTCGTCAACATCATCGCCACCCCCAAGGGCGGCACGCACCTGGCCGGTTTCGAGGCGGCCCTGGTCAAGACCTTCCGCAAGCAGGTCGAGGCGAACGCCCGGCGGCTCAAGGCGGGCAACGACAAGCTGGAGAAGGACGACATCACCGCCGGGCTGACCGCGGTGGTCACGGTGCGGCTGGCGGAGCCGCAGTTCGAGGGGCAGACCAAGGAGATCCTCGGCACCAACGCGGTGCGCGCCGTGGTGAACCGGGTGGTCGAGAAGGAGCTCACGGCGCTGCTGACGTCGTCCAAGCGCGGGCCCAAGCAGCAGTCGGCTCAGCTGCTCGAGAAGGTCGTCGCCGAGATGAAGACGCGCATCAGCGCGCGCCTGCACAAGGAGACCCAGCGCCGCAAGAACGCGCTCGAGACGTCGTCCCTACCGGCCAAGCTGGCTGACTGCCGCACCGCCGACGTCGAGCGCAGCGAGCTGTTCATCGTCGAGGGCGACAGCGCCCTCGGGACGGCGAAGCTGGCCCGTTCGTCGGACTACCAGGCGCTGCTGCCGATCCGCGGCAAGATCCTCAACGTCCAGAAGGCGTCGATCGCCGACATGCTGAAGAACGCCGAGTGCGCGGCGATCATCCAGGTGGTCGGCGCGGGGTCAGGGCGCACGTTCGACCTCGACGCCGCGCGCTACGGGCGGATCGTGCTGATGACCGACGCCGACGTCGACGGCGCACACATCCGCACCCTGCTGCTGACCCTGTTCTTCCGCTACATGCGCCCGCTCGTGGACGCCGGACGGGTCTTCGCCGCCGTCCCGCCGTTGCACCGGGTCGAGATCGTCAACCCGGGCAGCAAGAAGAACGAGGTCGTCTACACCTACTCCGAAGGCGAGCTGCGCACGCTGCTCAAGCAGCTGGAGAAGAAGGGCAAGCGCTACAAGGAGCCCATCCAGCGCTACAAGGGTCTCGGCGAGATGGACGCCGACCAGCTGGCCGAGACGACGATGGACCCACGCCACCGCACGCTGCGCCGGGTGACCGTGCCGGACGCGGCGAACGCCGAGCGCGTCTTCGAGCTGCTCATGGGCTCAGAGGTGGCGCCCCGCAAGGACTTCATCGTCGAGGGGGCCGCCGCGCTCGACCGCGAGCGCATCGACGCCTGA
- a CDS encoding DNA topoisomerase (ATP-hydrolyzing) subunit A, with translation MARRSSSTPPPEEYTERIVDIDVQSEMQGSFLEYAYSVIYSRALPDARDGLKPVQRRILFSMAEMGLRPERGHVKSSRVVGEVMGKYHPHGDAAIYDALVRMAQPFSMRLPLVDGHGNFGSPDDGPAAMRYTEARLAPAALLMTTSLDEATVDFVPNYDDQLQQPDVLPAAYPNLLVNGASGIAVGMATNMAPHNLVEVISAARHLIKHPDASLDDLMRFVPGPDLPTGGRIIGLDGIREAYETGRGSFRTRATARIESITPRRKGIVVTELPYTVGPEKVREKIVELARAKKIQGISDVVDLTDRSHGLRLVIEIKNGFNPDAVLEQLYKLTPMEDSFGINNVALVDGQPRTLGLRELLRVYVDFRLDVVRRRSEYRLGRREERLHLVEGLLVAILDIDEVIAIIRSSDDAEIARTRLTQVFDLSQPQAEYILELRLRRLTKFSRIELEQEAEDLRRQIEDLRAILGDEALLRRVVSDELAEVAKQHGTPRRTVLLASAGAPAATTTPLEVADDPCWVLLSSTGLLARTADAEPLSGSPDRHAHDAVVAAVRTTARGEVALVTSRGRALRLPVLELPALPPTNGAPSLAGGAPLGAFVDLPAAERVLTITSLDPASKGLALGTAQGVVKRVVPDHPGGRADWEVIGLKDGDEVVGATELRTGDEELCFITSDAQLLHFPASVVRPQGRPAGGMAGIKLAAKAAVVWFGAVDPAREAVVVTVSGSTGALPGTEPGSVKVTPWSEYPGKGRGTGGVRCHRFLRGEDTLILGWAGASPARASAANGSALDLPEATGKRDGSGTPAAAPIAAVAAPAGTTAVTA, from the coding sequence ATGGCCCGCCGCTCGTCGTCCACCCCGCCGCCCGAGGAGTACACCGAGCGGATCGTCGACATCGACGTGCAGTCGGAGATGCAGGGCTCGTTCCTGGAGTACGCCTACTCGGTCATCTACTCGCGCGCCCTGCCCGACGCCCGCGACGGCCTGAAGCCGGTGCAACGGCGGATCCTGTTCTCGATGGCCGAGATGGGCCTTCGGCCCGAGCGGGGCCACGTGAAGAGCTCGCGCGTCGTCGGCGAGGTGATGGGTAAGTACCACCCGCACGGTGACGCGGCGATCTACGACGCGCTGGTGCGCATGGCCCAGCCGTTCTCGATGCGCCTGCCGCTCGTCGACGGACACGGCAACTTCGGCTCGCCGGACGACGGCCCAGCCGCCATGCGGTACACCGAGGCGCGCCTGGCGCCGGCCGCGCTGCTCATGACCACCTCGCTCGACGAGGCGACGGTCGACTTCGTCCCCAACTACGACGACCAGCTGCAGCAACCCGACGTGCTGCCCGCGGCGTACCCCAACCTGCTGGTCAACGGCGCGAGCGGGATCGCCGTCGGCATGGCCACCAACATGGCGCCGCACAACCTGGTCGAGGTGATCAGCGCGGCTCGCCACCTCATCAAGCACCCCGACGCCTCGCTCGACGACCTCATGCGGTTCGTGCCTGGCCCCGACCTGCCCACCGGCGGCCGGATCATCGGGCTCGACGGCATCCGCGAGGCCTACGAGACCGGCCGCGGCAGCTTCCGCACCCGCGCCACCGCACGGATCGAGTCGATCACGCCGCGCCGCAAGGGCATCGTCGTCACCGAGCTCCCCTACACGGTGGGGCCGGAGAAGGTGCGCGAGAAGATCGTCGAGCTCGCCCGGGCCAAGAAGATCCAGGGCATCTCCGACGTCGTCGACCTCACCGACCGCTCGCACGGGCTGCGTCTGGTGATCGAGATCAAGAACGGCTTCAACCCCGACGCGGTGCTCGAGCAGCTCTACAAGCTGACGCCGATGGAGGACTCCTTCGGCATCAACAACGTCGCACTCGTCGACGGCCAGCCCCGCACGCTGGGGCTGCGCGAGCTGCTGAGGGTCTACGTCGACTTCCGGCTCGACGTGGTCCGGCGGCGCAGCGAGTACCGGCTCGGCCGACGCGAGGAGCGCTTGCACCTCGTCGAGGGTCTGCTCGTCGCGATCCTCGACATCGACGAGGTCATCGCGATCATCCGCTCCAGCGACGACGCCGAGATCGCTCGCACGCGCCTGACCCAGGTCTTCGACCTGTCGCAGCCGCAGGCCGAGTACATCCTCGAGCTGCGCCTGCGCCGCCTCACCAAGTTCAGCCGGATCGAGCTCGAGCAGGAGGCCGAGGACCTGCGCCGTCAGATCGAGGACCTGCGCGCGATCCTGGGCGACGAGGCACTGCTGCGCCGCGTGGTCAGCGACGAGCTGGCCGAGGTGGCCAAGCAGCACGGGACCCCCCGCCGGACCGTGCTGCTGGCCTCGGCCGGCGCCCCGGCGGCGACGACCACGCCACTCGAGGTCGCCGACGACCCCTGCTGGGTGCTGCTGTCGTCCACCGGTCTGCTGGCACGCACGGCGGACGCCGAGCCGCTGTCGGGCTCGCCCGACCGGCACGCGCACGACGCGGTCGTCGCTGCCGTCCGGACGACGGCCCGCGGCGAGGTGGCGCTGGTGACCTCGCGCGGGCGAGCCCTCCGGCTGCCCGTGCTCGAGCTGCCGGCCCTGCCGCCGACCAACGGTGCACCCAGCCTCGCGGGCGGCGCCCCGCTCGGCGCCTTCGTCGACCTGCCGGCTGCCGAGCGGGTGCTCACCATCACCTCCCTCGACCCCGCGTCGAAGGGTCTGGCGCTCGGGACGGCGCAGGGCGTCGTCAAGCGCGTGGTGCCCGACCACCCCGGAGGGCGCGCGGACTGGGAGGTCATCGGGCTCAAGGACGGCGACGAGGTGGTGGGCGCCACCGAGCTGCGCACGGGCGACGAGGAGCTGTGCTTCATCACCTCCGATGCCCAGCTGCTGCACTTCCCGGCGTCGGTGGTGCGCCCACAGGGCCGGCCGGCGGGTGGCATGGCGGGTATCAAGCTCGCGGCCAAGGCGGCCGTCGTGTGGTTCGGAGCGGTCGACCCGGCCCGCGAGGCGGTGGTCGTCACCGTTTCCGGCTCTACTGGTGCCCTTCCCGGCACCGAGCCCGGTTCGGTGAAGGTCACGCCGTGGTCGGAGTACCCCGGCAAGGGTCGAGGCACCGGGGGCGTGCGCTGCCACCGCTTCCTGCGCGGGGAGGACACGCTCATCCTCGGGTGGGCCGGCGCCTCCCCGGCTCGGGCGAGTGCCGCCAACGGCAGCGCGCTCGACCTGCCGGAGGCCACCGGCAAGAGGGACGGCTCGGGCACGCCCGCTGCCGCACCGATCGCTGCGGTCGCGGCTCCGGCAGGCACCACCGCGGTCACCGCGTGA